A window of Sphingobacteriaceae bacterium contains these coding sequences:
- a CDS encoding glycosyltransferase family 2 protein has protein sequence MISVVILTYNEEINLEDCLATVCWSDDIIVFDSYSTDKTADIAQKKGVRLVQRQFDNYASQRNAALNEVKFKYDWVLMLDADERVPKLLHEEMKIELNNLKKDITLYRMRRMDFLNDKWLRRSSGYPTWFGRLIKVGYVTVKREINEEYHTTGKIGFLKEHLLHYPFNKGLEHWFEKHNKYSSMEAITLNAREYINFSSLFSSDPIERRRVLKQIFYHLPCRPILVFLYLYLFRFGFLDGYPGLIYCQLRAIYESMIKLKIKELKV, from the coding sequence TTGATCTCAGTCGTTATTCTTACCTATAATGAAGAGATTAATTTAGAAGATTGTTTGGCTACAGTCTGCTGGTCTGATGATATAATAGTATTCGATTCTTACAGCACCGACAAAACAGCTGATATTGCCCAAAAAAAGGGGGTCCGTTTAGTTCAACGGCAGTTCGATAATTATGCCTCCCAACGTAACGCTGCTCTAAATGAAGTAAAATTCAAGTATGATTGGGTTTTAATGCTTGATGCTGATGAAAGAGTTCCCAAACTACTCCATGAAGAAATGAAAATCGAATTGAATAATCTCAAAAAAGATATCACTCTGTATAGGATGAGAAGAATGGATTTTTTAAATGATAAATGGCTAAGAAGAAGCAGCGGTTATCCAACCTGGTTTGGCAGATTAATAAAGGTTGGATATGTGACTGTTAAAAGAGAGATTAATGAAGAATACCACACAACGGGTAAAATTGGTTTTCTTAAGGAACATTTATTACACTACCCTTTTAATAAGGGTTTAGAGCATTGGTTTGAAAAGCATAATAAATATTCGTCAATGGAAGCGATAACCTTGAATGCACGAGAATATATTAACTTCTCAAGTTTATTTTCTAGTGATCCGATAGAAAGAAGAAGAGTTTTAAAACAAATTTTTTATCATCTTCCCTGTAGACCAATTTTGGTTTTTTTGTATTTGTATTTATTTAGGTTTGGTTTTTTAGACGGTTATCCTGGATTAATATATTGTCAATTAAGGGCAATATATGAGTCAATGATTAAGTTAAAAATCAAAGAATTGAAAGTATAA
- a CDS encoding FkbM family methyltransferase, whose amino-acid sequence MNIIRTILERLSRGRIFRRKLPKEFGRIRMYVSPDVALSYLKFSSNSFDKELLSIVKTEVNYQTNIWDIGANVGLFSFAAAGYLKKGSFVLLEPDIWLCNLLLKTINSIEHNGQSFHVLPLAANNSNGIETLLIAKRGRASNALASSKGSTQMGGVREKKLVPTITLDTLSQFVPKPDFIKIDVEGSELKVLNGSTKILQEIRPKIYIEVVDELNKDITKIFKFYEYSLFKFDSSNNKRIPVDKCAYNTLACPNEKL is encoded by the coding sequence ATGAATATTATCAGAACGATATTAGAACGACTCTCAAGAGGTCGTATTTTTAGGAGAAAATTACCTAAAGAATTTGGTCGTATTAGAATGTACGTAAGTCCCGACGTTGCATTAAGCTACCTAAAATTTAGCAGTAATTCTTTCGATAAGGAATTATTATCAATTGTAAAAACAGAAGTGAATTACCAAACAAACATTTGGGATATTGGTGCAAATGTAGGATTATTCTCCTTTGCTGCTGCCGGTTATTTAAAAAAAGGGAGTTTTGTTCTCTTAGAACCTGATATTTGGTTATGCAATCTCTTGTTAAAAACAATTAATTCAATTGAGCACAATGGACAATCTTTTCACGTTTTACCTCTGGCAGCTAATAATTCTAATGGAATAGAAACATTATTAATTGCGAAACGTGGTCGGGCCAGCAATGCCCTAGCTAGCTCAAAAGGTTCTACTCAAATGGGTGGTGTAAGAGAAAAAAAATTAGTACCTACAATAACCTTGGATACGTTAAGCCAATTTGTTCCTAAACCTGATTTTATAAAAATTGATGTGGAAGGTTCGGAGCTTAAAGTTTTAAACGGCAGCACAAAAATACTGCAGGAAATACGCCCTAAAATATACATAGAAGTTGTTGATGAATTGAATAAGGACATAACTAAAATATTTAAATTTTATGAGTATTCGTTATTTAAATTTGACTCATCTAATAATAAACGAATACCGGTTGATAAATGTGCTTATAATACTTTAGCTTGTCCAAATGAAAAACTTTAA
- a CDS encoding glycosyltransferase: MKLSIITAVHNSKATIEECLKSVASQTFKAVEHIVIDGGSSDGSVAAIINSKFKIQNSKVISEPDNGIYEALNKGINLATGDVIGLLHADDIYYDENVLAKVTTLFEEKRVDSVYGDLVYVDKKDTSKVFRYWKAGAFSENLISKGWMPPHPAFFVKKEIYDRLGLFDESLKISSDYDLILRFLGTHKITTAYLPEVLIKMRWGGKSNRSLSNIIQKSYEDYRALKKQFF; the protein is encoded by the coding sequence TTGAAACTCTCTATAATAACCGCAGTACATAACTCTAAGGCTACAATAGAAGAGTGTCTGAAGTCAGTCGCATCTCAAACCTTTAAAGCCGTTGAACATATTGTTATCGATGGCGGTTCTTCGGATGGAAGCGTTGCGGCAATTATAAATTCAAAGTTCAAAATTCAAAATTCAAAAGTAATTAGTGAGCCGGACAATGGAATTTATGAAGCACTCAACAAAGGCATAAATCTGGCCACCGGTGATGTCATCGGTTTGCTTCATGCCGATGATATTTATTATGATGAAAATGTTTTAGCCAAAGTAACAACGCTATTCGAAGAAAAAAGGGTGGATAGTGTTTATGGCGATCTTGTTTATGTAGATAAGAAAGATACCAGCAAAGTATTCCGTTATTGGAAAGCCGGCGCATTTAGTGAGAATCTAATTAGCAAGGGCTGGATGCCTCCTCATCCAGCCTTTTTTGTCAAAAAAGAAATTTATGATAGACTTGGATTGTTTGATGAGAGTTTAAAAATTTCTTCGGATTATGATTTGATTCTAAGATTTTTAGGAACTCATAAAATAACCACTGCTTATTTACCGGAAGTGCTTATTAAAATGAGATGGGGAGGTAAAAGCAATAGAAGTCTCAGTAATATAATTCAGAAGAGTTACGAGGATTATCGGGCGCTGAAAAAACAATTTTTCTAA